Genomic DNA from Prunus persica cultivar Lovell chromosome G1, Prunus_persica_NCBIv2, whole genome shotgun sequence:
AAAATGATGTATCAAAAGAGCTTTAGCATGGCCAGGTACTGCAACTTTGCGGCTGATAATGTTGGACAGTGTGCTTCATCTCATGACCTGTATCAGGCTccactttttctttggttctaaactcaaaattaaatatctaactaaatatctctaacTAAATATCATGACCTGATGGTagttttgtaaattataaGAAGTTCAAaacctctttgttatgttgtaaatgggttttAAGTGTGTTTCCAAAACCTATTTCatgtagaatttttttaaataaatttaagccCTTATATCGGACATAATAGTGAAACTCCCTCCAAACTATTCGGACTTGTAATGCTTATGTCTTCTTTTCCTCTGCTTTTGCATCTTTTACTcagaaaccaaaacaaaggGGCGGCTAAAATGTTATCCTTGGAGATTGaacttttattttggttacATTAATATACCAACAGTATAGCTACAAATTttgtacatacatacatatatgtttCAGAGTAATATACCTatctgagaaagaaaaaaaaaagcgtatttttggtcaaaatttgGGAGGGGATGTGACATTAGGGTTCGAAGTTAAGACCATTAATCTTGTAAAAACACATAAATTTAATGAAACatcaaattttgtaaaaacaatAAGAAATTCCAAGACTCGTCATCTTTAACTCCTTTGGAAATATTGCCTGAGTGGTATTTCTTTCCCGTATTTCAAATACTTCGTACAAAATCGCTAACAAAAtgataaaagataaataattaGGGAGTtacttgtaaaaaaaataaaaaaaaataaaaaaaaaagttaagtgCTTATGAAACTAGTAAACATTTACCGTCTTTTCAAAGGGTGAGTCAATTAAGTATGTTTTGTAGTGGCCAGCAAAACGTGAAGTAACAGACTCCGTATGATAAGCTGATTAAAGATTGCGATCCTTTGTGGGTCAAAAACAGATTGTGATTGATCCCTCACccaaaaaattgtgaagagTTTTAAGATTGCGATAGTCTCTAAAAATTTATTATCTTCTCTGCCTGCCTGCAGAAGCTCTAATTAATAACGTTTTATTCCATAAGAAATTAGACATTATATTATTCCTGAAATAAAAGGCATGTATTTGGACGaatattaatacaaaatcCTTTACCGTTGACCTTTGTAGTTAGGTGGAATTTCTTTATCTCTCAAAAAACAAGAGTCTAGTGGAGAATATGTATGGTCAAAAGGTCCTTTCGTTTGCCAAAAAGAATAACCCTTTTGCATTTCTTAGCAATGTTGCCCTAATTGGTTgctccaaataaaaaataaaaaatttgttgccCTAATTGGTATATAGAAGTTGGAAACAAACAACTCTCACCTAAGATACGGATGGCTCACTTGAAAAATTATTAAGAaactccttttcttcttttgaaagcaTCAGACTAGTGGAAAAGGCCTAGCTTAGTAGAAAATGCCATTGACTTCGTACTAATGGTCTCAAATTCGAATCCCCATGACTCgtggtagtgtgtgtgtgaaaaactCTCCTCTCTCTATAGTTTAGATCattatttatacaaaaaaaatctataattaaattaaattaattacgACGGTATAATCCATTATggcaataataaaaaatccgAAAGATAATGGCAATCAAAAACTCATTCTTTTGGTGCATAAGAATATCTGTTCACTAAAAACATCCCATATGATATTCATTCATTTTAATACAACACTAGTACAAACATATGCATACATAACCCTATAATATAATACTAAgtcatatttctttcttttttgggtcgaaCTAAGTCATATTTCTCCGTCTCCAAGAATCAAAAGCTTTGGCGGTCAATTATTTTCGGATCAAAATTCAATATTTAACATTAATTTTAAAGATTTAAGCACGTTATTGTGATTTGAATCAAGTTTGAAAGTCAACCATTGAACTTGACTCAACAATTAATGATCatgaatttttataattaaagtaataaaattttaGAGTTTTGCTAATATCAGCCGTGAAAGCGTTACATACTAATAATGAATATTGAAGAGTCTTCCTTTTAGTATTTAGCTTTCCCCAAATATTCCTTGGAGTATTTAGGTACAAatattttgtacaaaatacaaaaccgTGTGCTTAGAAAAAGACGAATACAAAACCGCgtgtgtaaaaaaaaaaacacaaaagtgaAATACGAAAAAGCAGcataggaaaagaaagaaagaaaagaaacagacTGGactgaaaatgaagaagatagTAGAGGCAGCAAAAAGTCAACAGCCAAGAAGTCTCTGTTTTATGGCATCCTTTTCCAGTTTCCTTTAGGACctttaaaataaagtaaaaataaaaataaaaaattaattaattattcattCCCAGACTCCCACGATAGCGGTTATAAATCATCACACAGTTCCTAAGCTCGCATAAAACTTTAATTTCtccagttttattttattttccctttttaaagaaaaaggtttcaaatgttctctcttttatttctttattactCGTCATCATTACCATTctgtttttattcaattgcTTGTGCGAAGtcatcagaagaagaagaagaaaggggcACCGCCAAATAAACAAAAGCCAAGCCATTTTCTAGCTTTCATTGGGTGGTAAGACCAAAATCCCGGGTACCCAGTTCCTGTTTTTACTCGTTTGTGGATTTTGTTCTTAGTGGCTTTGTGGGTTTTAGggctgttttgttttttcaaaaaggtTTTTGCTTGCTTTGTTTATAATGATTGAAATTGGTTCTCATGGTGCAGTTTGAGAATTTAGGCAACAAGTTTTGATCTTGGAAGGTGGGTCTGGTTTGGAATTTGGATTGGAGGTGATTACAAGAGTTGGATGCTGAAGATTTAGCTCCAGTACTTCCTTTTTTATGGATAGGTTATGCTGTTTTAGCGGTTCCTACTCTCAGGTGATCATGTTTTTTCACTTCTTATGCCCCTTATATGCagtccttttattttattttgtttgtttcttgtttgatGTATATTTTCTCAATCATAAGTCTTATAAAGCATGgtttttgattattttctGGGACTATATGTGTAATTCAATTGAGGAATTTTGTTCGTGTACTTGATTTTTCTAGTAGGATATCCATCAGCTTTCGGGTGGATTTGAAAATTATGTTTTATTAATTGTTATGGTCAGCTGGATTAATATGCTCTTTTGGGATTAAAGGGTATCATGATCGTTCATTCTTCTTTGTTCATTTATTTCATCTTTTCCTGTTCTCTACCGATGTTgtgtgttttggttttctgATATGATCTTAGGAACTGCTTTGCAATATTTGGTAAATTGAAGTGATTTTGGGTATTCTACTTGACTGAGGATGCTAAAGCCGAGTATTTACTTTCTTCTGCTGCATTTCTGAAGCTGGGTACAAGGGATATTCAGTTGCCTTCAATACTAGAATACTTAGGCCACAATTTCCATAGCTGTGCTGAACTTCTGAATTGAGCCAACACGTGCGGACCAAAAATGAACCACCATGTTTCTAACTGGCTGCTCTCTTGGTTTGGTGCATTAAAAATAAGTGTATTGTTTTTACTCAACAGCCATATAATAGAGTTCTGTTTCATTGTACTTAAAAGAAGCTTAAGAAGGAAAGCAAttctaaaaaagaaatagattcAAGCTCGATTTTCTTCTATGCTTGCCTTAATGCATGAAACTCAAATTTCATTCTTTACCTGGTAAATGGACTAGAAACTGAATTTTTATGTTTCGAAGcaaaaagttgaaaacaaTTGTTTCCTTCTGAATGCTGCCTGTCTATGAACTATACAAGATTGAGGttgtattatttataatttttctatGCAGTATGGGGGACGTTCATCATCTGGCTCTGGTAAGGGAAGAAGCCACGATGGGTTAGTAAAGTATGGTTTCAGCCTGGTAAAAGGAAAAGCTAATCATCCAATGGAGGATTATCATGTTGCTAAGTTTGTTCGGAGCCAAGGACATGAGTTAGGATTGTTTGCTATATATGATGGCCATTTGGGAGACACTGTGCCTGCATATCTACAGAAgcatttgttttcaaatatcCTTAAGGAGGTAGCTGCTAATTTCAGATAGTTCCATTTATTTGTCTTGTTTAGGTACATAGAAATTGTTGGGTGATGTATTCTTACAATTTTCCTGTAAATATTGCAGGAAGAGTTTTGGGTCGACCCTAACAGATCTATCCTAAAAGCCTATGAGCGGACGGACCAGGCAATTCTCTCTCATAGTTCTGACTTGGGGCGTGGTGGGTCCACTGCTGTAACTGCAATATTGTTAAACAGTCAGCGATTATGGGTGGCAAATGTTGGAGATTCACGGGCAGTTCTTTCAAAAGGTGGTCAGGCAGTACAGATGTCTATAGACCATGAGCCCAATACCGAACGAGGCAGCATTGAAAACAAAGGTGGCTTTGTCTCAAACATGCCAGGTATTTTACAGCAATGATGTTTAGCAAGTTCATTCAATGTGTAAATACACATTTAAAACTGTAACATTTTGAATGAACATTACTGgtttttcaagaaaaagaacGAGTAATCAATTttcactattttattttttaaaatggtgCTTCATCTGTTAATATGTCATGTAGATTTTAGTTTTGTGCTGCAAGGGTTTTTCCACTGAGATAAATTCCAAGACTTTTGTCGCTTTCTCAACAATTGAAATTGTTCAACAGTTCTTACACCAAATAGATAGAAGCAATACcataaactattttatttgCAAGAAAATATCAGCATTCAGATAGGAGTTGAACTATGATCAGCTTACTTTGTCTTAGAGGATGACTTTGCTGATCCTTTGGATTAGTTTTCTGCACATCTgttatttaattcaaatttgtgTTGGCTATACTTTGTGGGAATTGCATTCTCCAGAAGAACTTAAAACTTTTAGCAACTTTAAGTTTTCCAAATAAGTAAATACGAAAGgggaaagaaagaagtaaAACCTTATTCCATTCATAAGTTTAGCCATCTGAGTACCAAAGACTTGATAATTTCTTATGAATCACTTGAGCACTTCTGAACAATAGTAGGAAATTCTCAATCAGGTCCTTATTGTCCAAATTGTAGAAGTTGtttgaacaatttttttaaacagaTTTTAGAATCTGGCTTCCTCTCTGACTTTTAGCAGACAGTAATCTTTTTACTGGAGGCCTTTGTAGTGCCGTGATACCCTTGACCTCCCCATCTATGCCATGCGGTAATGATTCCTCTGGCTGTAAATACGTAATTATGTTGAATATATGAACTATGTCTCATCAGGTCACCAACTTCCTTGACCTTCCGGCACTGGGCAGGCATCCGGTTTTTCAAGTTTCCAACTAAAGATTGGATGACACTGTGCACAAGATAAAAAGGGCTTTTTATCCAAACTAAGACCTTTTTCGAGAATCTACCTTCTATTGACATCTTTGTTTGTTGATACTTTGTTTACCGGAGTTGGTCTCAGCAGTCTGCATGCCTGTTTGTCTGATGTTATGGCGATGCAAGCTTAGAAGAAGCTAGCATTATTTCAATGCACCAACTCTTCCCTATTTATTTTGGGGTAATAAAACTCTTCAAGTGGGATTTAGACCACAAATCAGGATttctcatttcaattttaattatgaGTAAACAACCAGTGAAAGTTatcttgtataaaaaatgttTAGTCTTAAGATATTTTCCTGATGCAGCTGTGAGTTGCATGTGTCAATTATGGGGTCTTTCATGTTAATGAATATTCAGCATCTATCATTGGTATTATAGCTGTAACCACACAGGGTACCAATTGAGCTTATGTTAAGCCTGTCATTGATCTGACTTCTATCACACGCTTGTATTTTCAGGAGACGTTCCTCGGGTCAATGGGCAGCTGGCTGTTTCTCGTGCTTTTGGAGACAAAAGCCTCAAGTCACATTTGCGATCAGATCCCGACGTACAAGATACCTTCGTAGACAATACTACTGATGTTCTAATCCTTGCCAGTGATGGTCTTTGGAAGGTGAAACATTTTACCTGATCTTTCTTCTCCTTGGTGCATTGTGCCAATTATTTTAGCAGTCTAGAAAAAGGGGAAGAATTCACCTAAACGGAGCGTACTTCAAATATCATGAcaataactttttttcttctgtatgTGATAATCTAGGTCATGGATAATCAAGAGGCAGTTGATATTGCAAGAAAGATTAAAGACCCTCTGAAGGCAGCTAAGCAACTAACAGCTGAAGCACTGAAAAGAGATAGTAAAGATGATATTTCTTGCGTTGTTGTTAGATTTAGGGGATGATACCAGTAAAACCATATTGCTTTCCGGGTGCAGTATATAGCAATAATCCAAGTTTCGTCGCATGCAAGGCTGATTTATGAATGGATtacacaacaacaacaaatacATACCTGGTTGGGGTAAACCTTGAATGAGTTATGCAGCATGGAAATTggccaaagaaaaagaagggagaaataGTGGAATGCTTCTCACTGTAAATTTATGCTCTTATTTATGTTCTGGTGTTTGATATTGTTTGAATTCTTTGAGAAGGTGATTtagtttcatgtatatgtggCCATTTTACTTTACTCAAATGACCAAGCGGCTATGTAGATGACGTGCTTCTGTTTGTGATTGGAGGAAtgcattttgttttggacCAGGTTTTTCCTTTTGCGGTATCAAATTTGTTGAAGATTGCTTACCAGTGGAGATTTTAGCTGGGATAATACAATTCTTTGTTCTTCCCTAGCCTAGTCATTTGTTATGATCGAAGTCCGGTAATAATAAAAGTTTGTAGTTTTGATTTGAAATTCCTCTCATTCCACTCAacttaaataatttcttttaacttttagtgttttttattttttatttttaagactttgaaaatttaaaattagcCATAGCCATTGGGGCGGGGGAGTTTTagattgaattttgaatttagtCACTTTCGAAAGAAATAGAAAGGATTAATTCGTCCATTTAATTAGAACCATTACATTGGTAACATATGTATGAATATGTACCTATACGTGCGTTAGGCCAGTTAAGTAAGGGAGTGAATCAGTTTCTTTGCACTTATGTTCAAATACCCTCCTCGTACTTGTATCAGTAAAAGTCTGAtaaaaaacaataacataTTCAAGAATTCAATCAAAAGATTAAAACAAGAATTCAATCTAACacttgatttttataaataaataaaaaaagaaaataatttttaacgaAGGTTTTTCATTATAGGGACATTTTCAGATACCAAATGTAACAAAGAGGTGAATTCATAAAACTATTCAGGGGTACAATATACAAATATGGTATAAAGcaggagggagggagagagagtcaCCACCAAATTCGCAAACGCTAATACACCGCAATATCGGTCTATAATAGCCAAAGCCTTGTATTGTAGCTAGGGTTTTAAGCCGAgcctatatatacacacaattaACCTCTCCTCCATTATCCCTCCCTGCAATGCTTCTCTCCGTCACTCTCTGCGGTCTTCCCTTCATTTTCTCGTCATTTTCTGTGCGTAGTTAAGCAATAATCATgattatttgaatttgtttagtGGGTCTTTgcttggtttttttcttttacagtAATTGCCTCTTCTTTCGGCTGCAAGGGTTAAGATCTTTTGATCAATTTCTTGGTTGGCTTTGTTCTGGAGGCATAAATTGATTCTCCATGGTTTTGGGGCTTAAACCCAGATTTGCATTTCTTGCTTTTCTGGCTACCCTTTGCTTGGAACATTTGAATCTTCCTTTTTAATCActcaattctttttatttttcatttcttggGGTTCTCTAAAATTGGTTTATGGGCAtaagtgaaaaaaaatgttatggGATAATTGGTGTAGTAACAATTCTTGTGCTCTGATTAGGTCAAATCTGCTATTTGattttccccaatttgtggttgggtttggtttttccccaattttaagttagaatttcaatttaaaaaacccAGTGACTCATCCAAATGCACAATTAGAAATGAAAAAGTCATTGAGAAGACAAACTTAATTATGAAGTAcagaaattaataattacaaaACTTTCCTTCTGTTTTCCCACTGTTtctcaccaaccaaaaaagacCAACAATTATCCCAGAAGAAATATTGCATCCGAAGATGATAAATCAAAGAAGATTTTTAGATCACACTCGAGATGGGATGGGAGAGAAGAATGACTGAGAGTTTGGATCTCAAACTCACCCAAATTCCTATTTGAAAGCCTTACTTTTTGGCCTTTCAAGTTTTCCAAATCCACTTGAAAATAGGCCCAAACAGAgtgatttggatttggacaCCTCAAATCTCTTCTCCCAAACGGGCCCTTataattgggaaaaaaaaacccaaaaaataagtatGGGCAGGTTGTGGTGAAGTGGCTTTGTGGTAAAGATGTAACTGGTAATCTTTTCAAATGAACAATCTAAtgcatttttggtattttcagaaagaaaagattttgCAGAACTAAACCAGAATAATATAGTCGACTTAGAAGGAAATTATCGGTCCAAGAAAAAGTTGAGAGAAAATTATTAGGTTAAATATGAGCTTCTTTGATTTTAGGTTGCccgaaaccaaaaaaataaaaaaaataaactaatagaAAATAGTCCTAGTTTGGTTAACAAAAGAGATCTGCTAGTTATTGGTTTAggaatttaatttgtttccaACTAAGATTACCTCTAtttaaaccctaaaaaaatgCAAGGGTGGGTAGCTCAAGTAATTAAGAACATTTATTCATGCATCCTAGATCTTAGATACGATTCCCCGAGAAGAATTTTCTTTCAACCAATTGGGTTCTGGGTTCTTTCTACTGTCGGTAAAGGCAGCCAAAAATATGTCATCTTCCATTGAGGCTCTTGCAATGGCTGGTGCTAATTATCTGGAATGCAACATTGATTTGAAAGAGTTGGAAAAGAAAGACCAAGAGCCACCACCATGCCACTTACAAGCTGAAACATTCGAGAGGGATATTGAGTACTTAAGCTCCCTAACTCTGAGCTCACCCAGTTTTCGCAGTCTTAAGTATGATGAAAAACGAAAGGGTAGGAACCAGTTGATGCAGAGAGACAGCCTTGTAACCAAGAGGATGGAAACTAGGGTTTTGAAGAAATCAGGGGAAGCGATGACAAAAAGGATGTAGGGAGGAAGATCTCACTGGTTATACATTGACATTACTTTTAGCGTAGGTTTGTTTTGGCTAGTCACATAACATGTTCTAACTTCAAAGGTTGGTTCTTTTGAGAATAAATGATCTCTCAAGGTATGAAGAAATTATTGTATGGTTACCGTAAAACGGTTACGTGGTATAATTTGTTCACgtgtgttataatatgaatatACAACAAGTTTGATATTTCCAACTTTTAgagtataaaataaataaattttttcatctagtttgtcttttcttttatttttatttttaacttagTTCATactttaatgttatttttaatttgtactATAGTACAATTTTAATATCTTGGTcattgtgtttgattttgttatTAGCAAGTTAAGgacaatttcaaattttggtcAGTTTAATAGATGAAATAAGTTTCATCTCTCATGGTTTCCTTTTAACTACACTTTAGTCCCTAGAGGTTTAGGGCTAGTATTGAAATGGGACTCgagatttcaatttcatcaatttcataCCCAACGTATCCAAATATGACCAATTCACCCCGTCTGTTAGATTGACCGTCTAGTCAACGTTAAATGTTGATGTGTCCATTGTGGGACCCACCTACtaacaaattcaaaaaaaaaatttatataaaataacataaaattttaaaataaaaaaagcttgAAAAACTCAACTCCCCACCCCCCACCAATTCCCCACCGCTTCTCGCACTAACCCCAGCCCCCTCCCTCTTGCTCTGCACAACCAAAAGCCATGAAAAAACCAGAAATATACCAATGACAGTCTCAAGCCAGCTCCTTTCTTCACTGGTGGAACAAATCCCCCTCAATTCAGCACGTTCTCAAGTTTTAGTTCCATGTAGATGATTCCCAACATGTGGAGGTATTCCAAACCACAAGAACTTCCGCAGCACAAAACATGGAAATAAAGGTCCTAgttaaatttgatttgatttttaaaaaaaaaaaatcaaataaaaagaaaattatgcaatTCAATATCTGAGAAAAATGGAGgaatattcaaaattttcgaTCTTGGCTCTGTGGGCCTTCTGATTCATGCTAGAGCCTTTCTTGTCTATGAATTTCATGGCCTAAAAGCACAAGGAAGACGAAGGCTTGCAATCCTGATGGGCGGGACTGAAACCGATGTGAAAGGGGGTGGTGGTGGGGCCGCTGGTTTGTTGGGTAGGGAAGaggttgggttttttttttaaggttcTCCTTGCGATCCCGATGGGTAGGACTGGAACCCATGCCTCTGAAGGTGCAGATGTAGATAGTGTCAATGTCGCCGATGCTAATGCGGAGGAGGAAAGTGGCTAGGGTTGGAGTGAGAGGGGGTGGGGGTGGTGAAGGCACTGGGTCATACCAGACCTACTCTCTATTTCTCTATTTCTCTTCCTCCCTCTCCCCCTATCTTCGTCATTCCCATCCTCCTCCCTTTATTTCTCTCCTTTTGTGGCTCAGTTTGATTGGATTGGACAAATTAGGTTTTTTAGGTTCGGGTCATTATGGATTTGGAGCAACAACTTATAGGGCTAGTGAGTTATTTGGTTCTGATTGTGAGGTTGATCTTGTTTTGGATGTTTGATTGTGTTTTGGGTGGGAGAGGGCCTGGGATTGATTGGgggagatggagagagagagttgctaGAGCTggggaaatttttattttatttttttgttttgtttaaaatttttattttctttccagaAATGCCCTTCACGCGGACTAGTTGGAATGGGTTGTCAGGGTCTGTGGCGGGTCCCACAGTTGACACATCAACATTTAACGTTTGACTAGACGGTCAATTTAACGGACGGGGTGAATTGGTCATATTTGGATACGTTAAGTATGAATTTGATGACATTGAAATCTCGGGGCCCATTTCGATACTGACCCTAAACCTCTAGGGACTAAAGTGTAGTTAATCCTAAAATTTACACCGAGTGAAAATAGCATTGACTTGTAGACCAGTAGTCTCATGTTCAAATCCTATTTCGTACCCTCATGACACCTTCATGTGAGAAAACTCTCCTCCTcaaatatcgcttgtattaaaaataaaaataaaaagttaaaatttataaaacgTCAATTCCAATACACAATATTATAGGCGTATTAAAGcttataaaattagtttcaaaTTCATGTACAAATTGCTCATAACCAAGAATTTATGATGGAAGATATAAGTTGTCAAATAGAGTCGCGGCCAAAAGCAATTGCACTTAGcttgatttattttctctaATTTGCTCCAAACAATAACCAGAAACTTGTTTCAACTTGTGGGTTTTACTAAGAATGAGTGAAAAATCATGTCTATATCCTTAGATTTGATTTTCAagcaagaaataaaagaaaatttcaaagtttCCCTTTTGTAGAGTTAAAATagctttttcaaattttattttatgcttaagAATACAACTACAACACAAAATCCTTAGTGCAACTAGATTTCAAGATTGATACGATTTTAAAGAGTGGTCTAGATCCGCTAGTGTATCCACTATAAATTTAGTTTGTTGAAATGCATGCtagaaacaattttattttatttttttatgagcaAAAGTTTAGGGGAAGGAGAGGTTATCCCATCTAGAATCAGGGCATACCAAAACCTCTTTAAAGACTTATAAatggtaaaaataattttttaataattaatcatCAGTGATTAATTTGAAAGCTGCTATCAAGACAACACATATTTCGAATGATGCCACAAAGGCCCCAGTGAGCCGACAggtgagaaaaaaattgagtcAAATATTGTGACAAAGTGAATTTCTAGCCGagtcaaagaaaataaatagtgAGAAAAATTCCTAGTTTAAATCTCTTAATGAGTAATTGAATTTGCTTATTAACTAacatatacaaatacaaagaTAAAATTGGTCAAATTAATAACACAAGGACTA
This window encodes:
- the LOC18792949 gene encoding probable protein phosphatase 2C 10 isoform X2; its protein translation is MDRLCCFSGSYSQYGGRSSSGSGKGRSHDGLVKYGFSLVKGKANHPMEDYHVAKFVRSQGHELGLFAIYDGHLGDTVPAYLQKHLFSNILKEEEFWVDPNRSILKAYERTDQAILSHSSDLGRGGSTAVTAILLNSQRLWVANVGDSRAVLSKGGQAVQMSIDHEPNTERGSIENKGGFVSNMPGDVPRVNGQLAVSRAFGDKSLKSHLRSDPDVQDTFVDNTTDVLILASDGLWKVMDNQEAVDIARKIKDPLKAAKQLTAEALKRDSKDDISCVVVRFRG
- the LOC18792949 gene encoding probable protein phosphatase 2C 10 isoform X1, translated to MNHHVSNWLLSWFGALKISYGGRSSSGSGKGRSHDGLVKYGFSLVKGKANHPMEDYHVAKFVRSQGHELGLFAIYDGHLGDTVPAYLQKHLFSNILKEEEFWVDPNRSILKAYERTDQAILSHSSDLGRGGSTAVTAILLNSQRLWVANVGDSRAVLSKGGQAVQMSIDHEPNTERGSIENKGGFVSNMPGDVPRVNGQLAVSRAFGDKSLKSHLRSDPDVQDTFVDNTTDVLILASDGLWKVMDNQEAVDIARKIKDPLKAAKQLTAEALKRDSKDDISCVVVRFRG